A single window of Nicotiana tomentosiformis chromosome 1, ASM39032v3, whole genome shotgun sequence DNA harbors:
- the LOC138896728 gene encoding uncharacterized protein has translation MGIVEVSGVTFTIFKLSGAAYQWWQVYEEGRPANATPPTRAQFSEIFLKEFAPHTLRDAWCTEFERLRQGTMTVSEYAIRFIEGLDYDLKIFVARELQTDTPFQQVVEIARMMEGVLGEERGYKEVKRSRSSGGFSGFYSSAMTHYGGGSSTRPAHSAHHITRGASVSSYSAPPIRVSYSGYSNYPAQTQYEQALPQRDCYECGDSRNIMRNCPRLGRGGFYQNTQATGPNAITTPRAQPVRGGGKAGKGCPRGAGPSR, from the exons atgggtattgtggaagtgagcggagttaccTTTACTATATTTAagttgtcaggcgcagcgtatcagtggtggcaagtttatgaagaaggtagaccagccaatgcaacaccaccaactagggctcaattttcagaaatatttttgaaagagtttgctCCCCatactctccgagatgcgtggtgcacagagtttgaacggttgcgtcaaggGACTATGACAGtttcagaatatgctatcag attcattgaggggctcgattatgatcttaaaatattcgtggctcgagagttgcaaactgatactccatttcagcaagtagtggagattgcgaggatGATGGAGGGTGTTCTAGGTGAGGAAAGGGGGTATAAGGAGgtcaaaaggtctcgaagctctggagggttcagtggattttactcttcggctatgacccattatggcggaggctcgagcacTCGGCCAGCTCATTCCGCACATCATATTACTCGGGGTGCttcagtaagttcttatagtgcaccaccgatacgagtttcttacagtggttattccaattatccggcacagactcaatatgagcaggcGCTACCTCAGAGGgactgttatgagtgtggtgatagtAGGAACATTAtgagaaattgtcccagacttgggagaggtggattttatcagaacactcaggctacggGCCCCAATGCAattactaccccacgtgcacaaccagttaggggtggaggaaagGCGGGTAAAGGGTGCCCTAGAGGGGCAGGCCCatcccgttga